The genomic stretch AAACGCAAACGATTGCGGCGATAGTCTAGATTTTGATTGGTGCTATCTTCCCACACAAGAATTTGATTTTCACGGCAAAACTCTGCGGTCTCGTAGCGGCTGACATTTAACAAAGGTCGTACTAAATTAATTTCAGGTGTCAGCGATCGCTTCCAAGTTAACGCCGCCAGACCATCTGCCCCACTCCCTCGCATGAGGTTGTATAGCAGGGTTTCAACGCGATCGCTACGGGTATGCCCTGTGACCACATAGCTACATTGGCGATTCTGTGCCATATCTACGAGCATTGCATAGCGCCATTCCCTCGCCCCTGCCTCACTTTTTAGCGTTGTTTCCGCAACTCTTACACAAAAATCAATTCCCCATTCCTTGGCAATCATTTCCACATGACTAGCATTAGCACTAGAGTCACTCCGCCACTGGTGATCACAATGAGCAATTGTGAGATTCCAGTTGAATTTTGCTTGATGCATCGCCAAAAGTTTTGCCAAACATAGCGAATCCTGTCCACCAGATACTGCCACTAAAACCCTTGCATCTTTTGGTAGCAGATCAAGCGAGCGTAAAACTATATTTAGCTCAGCGCGCAGTCTCTTAGTAAAGTGCCTAGCTAATCTCAAGATTTAACTCCACCAATTTAATTTTTCAATGTCTAGATTGATCACTAAGCTGCGTGAATGGGTAATGTATTAGCCTGTGCGATGCAGTTAAGTACTATTACTACTTAGCAACATCCAATAAAAAAACAACTATTTAGTTAATTTAGTTAATGACATCTAAGGGCATCATAATGTAAGATTGGAAGCCTTAAGCGCAAAAGAATTCGTGCTAAAATCCAAAAAATATTTCATTTTTGTGTTGTTTTAATGAGAATCGACGGTTTCTCTGAGTGTCTTGAGTCTAGGATTGCACGATTTCATTAAGTTCAGCAAAGTTAGCTCATGGGTGAGGAATATAAATGCTAAAGAGAAGCTTTACGATAAAGAAATTGCTTCTGGTATGCACAGGAGCAGTGATTGGGTTGGGTGCGATCGATCAGGGCAATGATGTCTTTGCTCAGTCAAAGAATATCTCTTCGCAGTCAAAAGTCACCAAGGATAAGGTAAACAATTCTAATTCTCCGAAAACTAAGGTAGTCAGTTCTCCATCCGCAAGAACAAAAGTAACTAATTCCGCAAACACAAAAACAAAAGTAACTAACTCTCCAGTTGTTACGAATAGGAGACCCTATACTGCGAAGGATCTCAAAGATTCTCAAGGCGATCTTTTTGCTCAACCTATTGCTTTTAAGACTAGCTCTTCCATCTCTATCCCTACAACGCTTGATAACAATCTTGTAGACATCGCTCAATCTACTAAAACTATTGCCCAATCAGGCACGACAACATCTAACTCGCCTGATATTATTCGTCAACAACTGCTTATTCGTCCGATTACGACTCAAACCCAAAACGTATTCATTAAGCGTATTTATACACCATCATTGAATGCTGGAACTCCTGTTGGGTTTGGTCTAGAAACTGGTGATGCCTTCATTGGTATTTTTGGTTCTACGGCTGGCAGGCTGAGGGATACTGTTGACGGCAGTGTCTCTATGGGTACTGGTTTGGGAGATGCTAGCAAGTATCTCGCCCTTGAAGGTGTATTCAATATCAATAGTATTCGTAACTTTGGTTCTAATGGTTCCTTTGACCTCAAAGTACATAGAATCGTTTATGAAGACTTTTATAGACAGATTGGGGTAGCTGTTGGTTGGACCAACTTTGCTAACTATGGAACCAATGCGGGGGGTACACCTTCCTCGGTCTATGGGGCAGCCACAATTTCCCAATTAACTGATCCTGAAAATTTGGACAGCCCTAAACCTTTGATTGCAACTTTGGGTGTTGGTGGTGGCACTTATCGCAAATCTACCAGTAATGACGGTGTTGGTGTTTTTGCTAATCTGGGATACCAGTTTGCCCCACAGTGGGGGGCTAGTACTGCTTGGTCAGGACAGGGCTTGAACTTTGGCTTAGGATTCTTGCCTGATCCGACCGTACCTTTAAATATTACGCTGACCTATTCTGATGTCACTAACAATAGCGATGCAGGTACTCAGGTGATCTTAGGTGTTAGCTATGGATTTAACTATACTGGTCGTAAGTAAGCACTCAGCCATTCGCCTTGGTAATTCTAAATTCGTTTGATCAATTGCGATCGCTC from Pseudanabaena sp. Chao 1811 encodes the following:
- the tilS gene encoding tRNA lysidine(34) synthetase TilS produces the protein MAVSGGQDSLCLAKLLAMHQAKFNWNLTIAHCDHQWRSDSSANASHVEMIAKEWGIDFCVRVAETTLKSEAGAREWRYAMLVDMAQNRQCSYVVTGHTRSDRVETLLYNLMRGSGADGLAALTWKRSLTPEINLVRPLLNVSRYETAEFCRENQILVWEDSTNQNLDYRRNRLRLETIPYLQEHFNPQLEIAIAQTAELLHSDVGYLESQASNFFEENVSVIWDEQKPRLHRQLLQRQPLALQRRIVRQFLSRYLVHQINFEDVERLLHLLDAPNRSQSEPFKGSISAFVEHPWIVLHNS